A window of the Oncorhynchus masou masou isolate Uvic2021 chromosome 13, UVic_Omas_1.1, whole genome shotgun sequence genome harbors these coding sequences:
- the LOC135553348 gene encoding zona pellucida-like domain-containing protein 1 yields the protein MLSLCCVSAVMAIFLQPAFSITYNCSDLYKRLPDNNDLTVDCGASMINLKVNLCTAQWAGFDPSGLALNGEHNKSQCQGLIDTSVDPPVIRYQLPVNHSQANPCRQSLQILDEAPDASGPFNFFSSIQSVIITGYLNTPKSSVGIISYTTDLYYHFSCRYPLEYLLNNTQIVASSVSVATSDNNGTFINTLSMSVFNGTDYGYPLVVPPTGLELRSKVYVEVKATNLTGNFNLLLDHCFATPSAYNMSNNEKHDFFTGCTVDSRSSVTQNGISKNSRFSFEAFRFVTHNNLEKSSIFLHCILRLCEPSKCQKLVDACNSRRKRSLEPFGSESAESATVSVGPLYTSRDEERPAALAYSSGGVQSRGDRVNITGLVVGILFGTAAIALLVLGSWFVLKKFYWAGGLSHSFD from the exons ATGCTCTCCCTGTGCTGTGTCTCCGCTGTGATGGCTATTTTCCTCCAGCCTGCCTTCTCCATTACCTACAACTGTTCTGATCTGTACAAGAGGCTCCCAG ACAACAACGACTTGACAGTGGACTGCGGGGCCAGCATGATCAACCTGAAGGTGAACCTGTGTACGGCTCAGTGGGCAGGCTTCGACCCCTCCGGTCTGGCTCTGAATGGAGAGCACAACAAGAGCCAGTGCCAGGGCTTGATTGACACCAGCGTGGATCCGCCTGTCATACGCTACCAGCTGCCTGTCAATCACAGCCAGGCGAACCCCTGTCGACAGTCACTGCAG ATCTTGGACGAGGCCCCGGATGCCTCTGGTCCTTTCAACTTTTTCTCCAGCATCCAGTCGGTCATCATCACAGGTTACCTTAACACCCCCAAGTCCTCTGTGGGGATCATCAGTTACACCACGGACCTCTACTATCACTTCTCCTGCCGCTACCCGTTGGAGTACCTTCTCAACAACACACAGATTGTAGC GTCGTCAGTCTCAGTGGCCACCAGTGACAACAATGGCACGTTCATCAACACCTTGAGTATGAGTGTTTTTAAT GGCACTGATTATGGTTACCCATTGGTGGTACCACCAACAGGACTTGAATTGCGTTCCAAGGTTTATGTGGAGGTCAAGGCCACCAACCTCACTGGGAA ttTTAATCTTTTACTTGACCACTGCTTTGCAACCCCATCAGCGTACAACATGTCAAACAATGAGAAGCACGACTTCTTCACAGG ATGCACTGTTGATTCACGCTCATCAGTCACACAGAATGGGATTTCCAAGAATTCCCGATTCTCCTTTGAGGCATTTCGCTTTGTGACACACAATAACCTGGAAAAGTCCAGTATCTTCCTGCACTGCATCCTTCGACTGTGTGAGCCCAGCAAGTGTCAGAAACTGGTTGAT GCTTGCAATAGCAGGAGAAAGAGATCACTGGAGCCTTTTGGATCCGAGTCAGCAGAATCAGCCACTGTTTCTGTGGGACCACTCTATACTAGCAGAGATG AGGAAAGACCTGCTGCGTTGGCATATA GCAGCGGAGGGGTACAGTCAAGAGGTGACAGGGTTAATATCACAGGGCTGGTGGTAGGGATCCTCTTTGGCACTGCAGCCATAGCCCTGCTTGTCCTTGGCAGCTGGTTTGTCCTCAAGAAGTTCTACTGGGCAGGCGGTCTGTCCCACTCCTTTGACTGA
- the zgc:162608 gene encoding uncharacterized protein zgc:162608 — protein sequence MHLKVVIFALSFLTTTAYPLHRTSREASQDLQDIMTNQAHEKTDLNKDVNGMWKSHVESSNLYTQDSPNPMVSEIRHKLTLESERLRARLRQELAKLRERLAVYPAHPQSSESTLASVRDRLAPLIKQLQSAVNSNSQELCSHLKLYFQGLEAAESQAAAGPTLYLEAVQWISQTLDDSSAKMTSVIQDFKTKTSSMIRELNGTFQGDFWQEVNVRLGQEVQALSLEVQGRVGVLKAKLVRLLLAPQPLRAEVFTSMEQFCQSATLQDQLFHARIEKHLLGQESQAQSPSEPPSPPLGLLEEDFSAKLSALLQDILHTVQ from the exons atgcatCTCAAAGTAGTGATCTTCGCCTTGTCGTTCTTGACAACCACAG CATACCCACTCCACCGTACCAGCAGAGAAGCGTCACAGGACCTACAGGACATAATGACCAATCAGGCTCATGAGAAGACAGACCTCAACAAGGATGTCAA TGGGATGTGGAAGAGTCATGTGGagagcagcaacctgtacacccAAGACAGCCCCAACCCCATGGTGAGCGAGATCAGGCACAAGCTTACCCTGGAGTCCGAGAGGCTGCGCGCCCGCCTTCGCCAGGAGCTCGCTAAGTTGAGGGAGAGGCTCGCCGTGTACCCTGCCCACCCCCAGTCCAGCGAGTCCACCCTGGCCAGCGTGAGAGATCGCCTGGCCCCACTGATCAAGCAGCTCCAGAGCGCCGTGAACAGCAACAGCCAGGAGCTGTGTAGCCACCTCAAGCTCTACTTTCAGGGATTGGAGGCCGCGGAAAGCCAGGCAGCGGCCGGACCCACCCTATACCTGGAGGCCGTGCAGTGGATCAGCCAGACCTTGGATGACAGCAGTGCCAAAATGACCTCCGTCATCCAGGACTTCAAAACCAAGACATCCAGTATGATCAGGGAGCTCAATGGCACCTTCCAGGGGGACTTCTGGCAGGAGGTGAACGTACGGCTGGGGCAGGAGGTGCAGGCGTTGAGTCTGGAGGTCCAGGGCAGGGTGGGGGTGCTGAAAGCAAAGCTGGTCCGTCTCCTGCTGGCTCCACAGCCCCTCAGGGCAGAGGTGTTCACCAGCATGGAGCAGTTCTGCCAGAGTGCCACCTTACAGGACCAGTTGTTCCATGCCAGAATAGAGAAGCACCTTCTGGGGCAGGAGTCACAGGCTCAGAGCCCCAGCGAGCCGCCCTCTCCACCTCTGGGCTTATTGGAGGAGGACTTCTCTGCGAAACTAAGCGCTCTCCTCCAGGACATTCTGCACACTGTCCAGTAA